A DNA window from Pithys albifrons albifrons isolate INPA30051 chromosome 7, PitAlb_v1, whole genome shotgun sequence contains the following coding sequences:
- the LOC139674679 gene encoding olfactory receptor 14C36-like translates to MSNSSSISQFLLPLADTRQLQLLHLWLFLGIFLAALLGNGLIISAVACDHHLHTPMHFFLLNLSLTDLGCICTTVPKAMHNSLWGTTTISYMGCAAQLFFFLFFIMTEFFLLTIMSYDRYIAICKPLHYGTLLGSRACAHMAAAAWASGFLHALLHTANTFSLPLCQGNAPGQFFCEIPQIVKLSCSHSYLREVGLLVVSACLAFGCFIFMVFSYVQIFRAVLRIPSEQGRHKAFSTCLPHLAVVSLFVSTSFFAYLKPPTISSASLDLALSVLYSVVPPALNPFIYSLRNKELKDAVRKIMTRCIFTVNTCLFSCANHS, encoded by the coding sequence atgtccaacagcagctccatcagccagttcctcctgccattggcagacacgcggcagctgcagctcctgcacttgtggctcttcctgggcatcttcctggctgccctcctgggcaacggcctcatcatcagcgccgtagcctgcgaccaccacctgcacacccccatgcacttcttcctgctcaacctgtccctcacagacctgggctgcatctgcaccactgtccccaaagccatgcacaactccctctggggcaccacaaccatctcctacatgggatgtgctgcacagctctttttctttttgttcttcatcatgacagagtttttcctcctcaccatcatgtcCTACGACCGCTAcattgccatctgcaaacccctgcactacgggaccctcctgggcagcagagcttgtgcccacatggcagcagctgcctgggccagcgGCTTTCtccatgctctgctgcacacagccaatacattttccctgcccctgtgccagggcaatgccccgggccagttcttctgtgaaatccctcagatcgtcaagctctcctgctcacactcctacctcagggaagtTGGGCTTCTTGTGGTTAGTGCCTGTTTAGCTTttggctgtttcattttcatggttttctcctatgtgcagatcttcagggctgtgctgaggatcccctctgagcagggacggcacaaagccttttccacgtgcctccctcacctggccgtggtctccctgtttgtcagcacaTCATTTTTTGCCTACCTTAAGCCTCCCACGATCTCCTCCGCATCTCTGGATCTGGcattgtcagttctgtactcggtggttcctccagcactgaaccccttcatctacagcctgagaaatAAGGAactgaaggatgctgtgaggaaaataatGACTCGATGCATTTTTACAGTAAATACCTGCCTGTTTTCATGTGCAAATCACTCATAA
- the LOC139674677 gene encoding olfactory receptor 14C36-like, protein MSNSSSITQFLLLALADTWQLQLLHLCLFLGISLAALLGNGLIISAVACDHHLHTPMHFFLLNLSLTDLGCICTTVPKAMHNSLWDTTTISYMGCAAQLFFFLFFIVTEISLLTIMCYDRYVAICKPLHYGTLLGSRACAHMAAAAWASGFLNALLHTVNTFSLPLCQGNAVGQFFCDLPQVLKLSCSQYYRRELGLIVVSISLVFGCFIFIVFSYVQIFRAVLRIPSEQGRHKAFSTCLPHLAVVSLFVSTGIFSYLKPPSMSSPSLDLTLSVLYSVVPPAVNPLIYSLRNQELKDAVRKMMTGCFSATITCLFSDL, encoded by the coding sequence atgtccaacagcagctccatcacccagttcctcctcctggcatTGGCAGACacgtggcagctgcagctcctgcacttgtgtctcttcctgggcatctccctggctgccctcctgggcaacggcctcatcatcagcgccgtagcctgcgaccaccacctgcacacccccatgcacttcttcctgctcaacctgtccctcacagacctgggctgcatctgcaccactgtccccaaagccatgcacaactccctctgggacaccacaaccatctcctacatgggatgtgctgcacagctctttttctttttgttcttcattgtCACAGagatttccctcctcaccatcatgtgctacgaccgctatgttgccatctgcaaacccctgcactacgggaccctcctgggcagcagagcttgtgcccacatggcagccgctgcctgggccagtggctttctcaatgctctgctgcacacagtcaatacattttccctgcccctgtgccagggtaaTGCCgtgggccagttcttctgtgatcTGCCTCAGgtcctcaagctctcctgctcacagtACTACCGCAGAGAACTTGGACTCATTGTGGTTAGTATCTCTTTAGTGTTcggttgtttcattttcatagttttctcctatgtgcagatcttcagggctgtgctgaggatcccctctgagcagggacggcacaaagccttttccacgtgcctccctcacctggccgtggtctctctgtttgtcagcactggcatattttcctacctgaagcctccctccatgtcctccccatccctggatctgacattgtcagttctgtactcggtggtgcctccagcagtgaaccccctcatctacagcctgaggaaccaggagctcaaggatgctgtgaggaaaatgatgactggatgcttttcagcaacaATAACCTGTCTGTTTTCTGATCTATAG
- the LOC139674680 gene encoding olfactory receptor 14J1-like, with product MCYDRYVAICKPLHYGTLLGSRACAHMAAAAWASGFLNALLHTVNTFSLPLCKGNALGQFFCEIPQILKLSCSHSYLRELGLMVISAGLVFCCFVFIVFSYVQIFRAVLRIPSEQGRHKAFSMCLPHLAVVSLFVSTAVFAHLKPPFMSSPSLDVALSVLYSVVTPAINPVIYSLRNQELKGAVRKMMTRCSPDA from the coding sequence acccctgcactacgggaccctcctgggcagcagagcttgtgcccacatggcagcagctgcctgggccagtggctttctcaatgctctgctgcacacagttaatacattttccctgcccctgtgcaagGGCAATGCCCTTGGCCAGTTCTTTTGTGAAAtccctcagatcctcaagctctcctgctcacactcctacctcagggaacttgggctcATGGTGATTAGTGCCGgtttagttttttgttgctttgttttcatagttttctcttatgtgcagatcttcagagctgtgctgaggatcccctctgagcagggacggcacaaagccttttccatgtgcctccctcacctggccgtggtctccctgtttgtcagcactgctgtgtttgcccacctgaagcctcccttcatgtcctccccatccctggatgtggcactgtcagttctgtactcagtggtgACTCCAGCAATAAATCCCGTCAtttacagcctgaggaaccaggagctcaagggtgctgtgaggaaaatgatgaccaGATGCTCTCCAGATGCATGA